TAACTAAAATAAGGGTGAACCCGAGGTTGTCCAAAACGTAAAGCATTGTCGTCGTACCTTTCTTTACGCATTTTTTCTAAAGTTCGCTCTGCCTTATGAGCATTCTGATGTCCGCCTAAAGCTTGTGAAGTTGAAAACAACTTCTTAcaaaaagagcatgaaaaaagCTTTGAATCCGAATTCTTCTCTTCCTTTTTGTTTTCATCTCTCCCTTCGTTGTTGTTCTTAGTAGGAAAACGAGATGTTGAATCAACTTGAGTCGGACTAAAAAAATCATGTTCTTGCACATTCGACGACTCTGGAATGGAATCGTCTTCTAGTAGTTTGACGAAACTAAAAAGATTGTTGGAATTTGTGTTTGAGGATTGATCTTGTTCAATCTCCTTCATGTTCACCCTTTTTTTAGAGTGAGAAGAATCACTTTGCTCTTGTGAAGTGGCTGAGGTGTTAGAGGATTCAGATGCCATGGCAAAAATTAGGAAAAGCAAGCAAACTAAACAAACCTATTGTTGGAGAATGAAGTTGTGGTTTTTTTATTCGATGACAAgggttatttatttttaaaatatttgagtTAATGCAAATATCTTTATTTAAGGAAAGAGATTtcatcatatgcatatttttttaagtcattatttgagttataattataatagCTAAGATTGAAAATTTGAAACAATGTGAAGAAGGATAGTGCACCGGTTGATTTGTGCATAAATATATTTGCATTccttaaataatttaaatcataTTGGATGATTTGTATTAGTTCAAATGTGATTTCTAAGTGAGAAGTAAAATTGGAAACTTGGAAATAATTTCGGATGTAATTGTGGATTCATTGATGgatgatatatattttttctttaacatGGGTTGGCTTAAACGTTTcaacatataataattaaattagtaaagaaaatataataaaatagtatatattatttataagttgTATATATATCAAATATTTCTTTGTAACTTTTTTCCTtattactccctctgtcccaaaataagtgtcacatttactttttagattcattgaatatttaatgtatctggtctgtatagagaccagatacattaaatattcaatgaatctaaaaagtaaatgtgacacttattttgggacggagggagtaatatgtATTATTTTGCTATTAAAAAACATCACAATTTTCCTTTGACATTTGCTTAATTATGCAGAGAAACAACCTCTTAAGTTGAAAAGTTAAATAAGAATTTAAGATCATTTGATATGAACTATGTAAGGATGTAATATATCTACCTCTTAACAATATGAACTAAATATATGGTGTTTATTGTAAGTGGTCATAAAAGTATAGTGGAATGTTAAActtttgtatattttattttcagaCATGTTATCAAAGAGAATTGTGGGAAAGAAACATGTAATTCAGAGAGTAAAGGCTCTATCCAAAGTAGTTAATAGGTAGTGTGAGCCAAACAACGATATTCAGCTTTTTTGCATGTCACAAGAGGTTACAAGAGGTTGCTTCTTTGAACTCTAAGTAGCCAAGTCTAGAGCAAAGAAAACACTCGAACCCCAAATAGAGCGTCTATCATCCGGGTTACTCAAGTCACTATAAGCGTGAAGAGTAAAGCTGCATGAGAAGAAGATTGTGTGAAATAGTGCCACTTAGGTACCTTAAGATTCGTTTGACAACTAACCAATGTTTGATGGGAAATTAAGATACAATAACAGACCAATACGCAACGGATATAAATTTCTCCAGACTTGTAGGAACCTTGAGAATCAACAATAAATATAAGACGACAAATCAAACAAGTAAATGCACAAAAGAACACCGATATTTTTAACGTGAAAAACACCTCGATATGAGTAAAAACCATGAGTCGTCCAAACCAAAGAAATAGATCTACTGTAATCAATTAAGGGTACAATAGAGttttaaagtgattcacaaacaagTGCTAACAACCGCAAATCACAAAGAAAAACTAACttacaaataagaataaaaaagctGAAAAATAACTCATATTTGCAGCTCAATGTGAGGCACATATCTCTCAGCCCAGACCTtgttttcaaattcaaaacagtCAAAATTTAGATACATGAGTTGCAAACATGCCCTTAAAATTTTAGTTCGATTTGATGATGAACGAAAGTGTTTCTTCTTGTCGTACCATTATCTGATCTTCCTattaccacaccaaaaccaaggtcaattgcattcctacgaatccatgtgagcatgctttttcacgatcatcaaactcttgcttgttattaaagtcGCTGCCGATATCTACCGCCTTTACGACTACTGCTTCAACATTCGGAGAAACATCTACGGAAGGAAGTAATTCTCTTGAGATATTATCGGGGTGCATCATACCTATTTGTAAACAATaacacaaataacacaaaatcacaAGACAACTGGAAAAAAAAACACTGACatgtttcgtagatgcacctctaaaacgtgttcatcttcaacgcgttccgtagatgtacctacggaagcaaCGTTGCATTTTTCAACagaaaattgattgataatatgaGCAATGCAACAAATAAAGAtgaatgtttacctgaaattctgtcttctcttgctccctttgatatgttgcaccaaaaagttagAGTTTTAGAGTaaaaaatgatattgatgatgtagggtttttaggTTGTGGAGGTGCGtgttgaagaagaaaatcaaCAATGGAGGAGTGATCATGCTtattcaaactatatcagatagTATTGTAGGTACATCTACATAAAATTCTAGCGCTAAGTCATTCCGTAGATGTACCAATGAAAAAAATCCCGAACtggattaatttaaaattttctcaacGTTCATTAGTTTAAAATGCTTTCGTAGCTGCACCTctgaaaaaaaccaaattttataaataaaaatatatatattctcgAATGTACATCTACGAAACCAGAGACATAAATGACGTCAAATGTCTATGAAATTTCATGGAGTGCATTAAGATTTTCTCAAATATTATTCTTAGAAATAAATATCCTAAACATATGATTTCAATGAATATTATCTCATAAACAAACACACTCTTACAAATACAATCTCTTCACTTTCCCTCATTAGAGACACCCACCACCGCGCCAAAAACTTTTGCACCATGGTGATCACCAACATACTCCTCTTTCTTGTGTTCAAATAATCTCATTTTATAAcaatcacattcataacacactCTTTTCAAAATTGAGTCACAATGAGCATACCTATGGTTGAAAAAACCATTATCAAGTCACAACAAACACTATGGAGCATCACAGAAAGAAAATGCTTACACCTACTtcaaaccaaaaccaaaaccttcaaaaccctccttcaaatCCACGCTTTCATTCTCACAAACTCCCTCCACAACAACCTCAACCTCCTCACCAAGTTCATCTCATCTTGCACCTCACTCGCCTCTTCCACCTCCCGCAAAACCCACGCCATCAAAATCGTTCAACACGCCCGTCGTTTCTTCGACCACACGTCACCCAATAACCGCGACGAGTTTCTCTGTAATACTATCATTAACTCCCATTTATCCATTCGTCAGTTTGATCATTGTTTTACCCTCTACCGGTCTTTttgtaaagatggattttttaTGCAAAACTCTTATATGTTTACTTCGATTTTAAAGGGTTGTGGAGCTTGTGATGGTGTGAAGGAAGGTTTGGAGGTTCATGGGGTTGTTTTGAAAAATgggttttgttttgatttgtatGTGGGGACTAGTTTGGTTGATATGTATGTGAAATTTGGGGAGGTGGGTTGTGCGaggaaggtgtttgatgaaatgtctgtGAGGAGTTTGGTTTCGTGGACTGCGGTTATTGTTGGGTATTGTAGGAAGGGTGATATGAGGGAGGCGAGGAAGCTTTTTGATGTGATGAGTGATAGAGATGTTGCGGTTTTTAATGTGATGATTGATGGGTATGTGAAGATGGGGTGTATGGATTTGGCGAGGGAGGTTTTTGATGAGATGGGGGAGAGGAATGTTATTTCGTGGACTAGTATGGTTCATGGTTATTGTGAGGATGGGGATGTTGATTCTGGTAGGGTTTTGTTTGATTGTATGCCGGAGAAGAATGTGATGAGTTGGAATGCGATGATTAGGGGGTATTGTTTGAATAGACGGCCGCATGACGCGTTGAAGTTGTTTTGTGAGATGAGAGGGAATGTGGATGTGGAAATGAATGAAGTGACTGTTGTGAGTGTTCTTCCTGCTGTTGCTGATTTGAGTGCTTTGGATTTGGGTGAGTGGATTTATGGGTTTGTGCAAAGGAAGCAGCTTGGCGAATCTATTCATGTGTGTAATGCGTTGGTTGATATGTATGCGAAATGTGGGGAGATAGGAAAAGCGAAATTGGTTTTTGAGGAGATGGGGGAAAGAGATACAGGTTCTTGGAATGCTTTGATAAACAGTTATGGAGTCAATGGATGTGCGAAGGAAGCGTTGGAGGTGTTTGATGTTATGTTACGGGAAGGATTTGAACCGAATGAGATAACTATGACTAGTGTGTTATCTGCTTGCAACCATTGCGGTTTGGTAGAGGAAGGAAGAAGATGCTTCAAAGCGATGAAGAGATTTCAAATTGTGCCTCAGATTGAGCATTACGGTTGTATGGTTGATCTTCTAGGAAGGGCTGGATGTTTGGATGAGGCTGAGAGTTTGATTCAGGCCATGCCTTACGATGCTAACGAGATAATATTGACTTCGTTTCTGTTTGCTTGTTGTTACTTCGAAGATGTTTCAAGGGCTGAAAGAGTGCTTAAAGAGGCAGTGAAAACGGAGAAGGAAGGTGCTGGAGATTACGTGATGTTGAGAAATCTGTATGCTACAGAACGACGGTGGGCTGATGTGGAGGATGTTAAACAAATGATGAAGAAAAAAGGATCAAATAAAGAGGTTGCTTGGAGTGTTATTGAGGTCGATGGTAGATTTAGAGAGTTTGTGGCAGGTTATTACTTGCATTCGCATTCGCATCTGGAAGCTATTCAGTTAACATTGGCACAGCTATGGAAGCATATGAAAGTTGAAACAGTTTATTGAAATTTGAAAGACGACAAAAGTTGAAAGAGCGAGGTTAAAACGAAGttaaattttgaaaagaaaggaatttCATGACAACACCAAAGAAAGGGATGCCCGATCAAATCATGTATCAACATCTGGGGGAGTTCACTCTAATACCCTTAAGAAGTTTAAGGAAACAGCCGAAACGTACCTATCGATGACTTGTGGAACCTAGAGCTCACAGCGCAAACCACATTATTGGAATTTAGTTCACTGTCTTGAGTATTTCATCAAAAGTGAGTATGATTGAAGAGGCAACTCTGTCACTGATGATGCAGAAGATGAGTTCCTGTTGTGACTTGTGTGTCAATGATTCTGGCCATAGGCTATTAAGGACAGTTGTTGCTCTGGCCATGTACTAGTTGAAAAGTCTCAATTGATGAATGAATGTTATTTTCAGTTTGGTTATTACTTTAATAATCCTTGTTTTTTTGCCTTAACCTACAAAACTCTTCTCCGACTAAGTCCGTTTTTTATGCTCACTCTCTTCTCAGCTTACTGGGACCAAAATAGCGATGTACTCGCTCGCATATCAAAACGACCTCTTACCATTAAAAAAAGGTACCAGAGGACATGCAATGACAAAatgaagaataaaaaataaagtattcATTCAATTATTGAAGTAATAATCCCAAAGTACATTAAGAAACAATATTCCTTTAAATAAAATTTCTCTGAAAAGTAAAAATAACAGCATTCTTGAACAAAGAACATGTTCTTCATATTCACACAGTATAAAATGAACTCATTTCTTGAACTCATGGAATCCATCCACAAGCTCTTGAAGAAACAATCATTGTATATACAATGCCACCAATCATCTCCAAACTCTAAGAGCTAGATCTCTTCCTTGCCGTTCTTGTGTTCTTCGGGAAAGGCGACCTTGATGATGAACACGGTTTAAAAGAACGATCGTTCGGTACAACATTCTCAGTGACCATGTCAGAGTCTAAAGCTTGAGCTGGAGAAACAGGTTTTTGCTCCTGAACTAACTCCTTGGATTCCTCTTTGACTTCCCCTGGAACCTCAAACTGAGTCGTATTGGCAGCTTCCATGGAAGGAGTTATCCCTTCAGAAGTTGATAATGGATTATCCGTCAAAGGTTGATCTTGTGCACGTAACTCAGAGTTACGTTGAGATGGCCTAATTCTGTTCGATTGAGTTATAGAATTCAACTTTCCTGGATTTTTATTCATGACAGTATTAATCCGAGCTTTCAAGTTCTCAACTTGTGACGACAACTCTTCAATCTTTTCAATGAACTCAAGGAAGGATTTATCAGTATCTGTACGATGATCTACAGAAGGCCGCGTATCATTCAACTTGAACTCCTCAGCATTACAACCTTCTCATATCAATGAAACAAAAAGTAGGATTAGAAAATTTGAATGTCATAGAATGTAGAAACATATATATTGCTGCTACTTACTCATGACATCGTTACGAGAATCTTCTACGGGAACATCATGACCACGGTTCTTATTCTCTGGACAATGGCAGAATaataaatcattattattaaagagaaatacacaagCACAAAAAATACTACAACAAACGAAGTAATGTCGTACCGTAGTAAGAGAATAAGCAATGGTTAGACATATATGATGATAAATCACATTCTTCaactctctttcttttctttctcatcATGACTTCATTCCTTTGAATTCCGTCAGATCTAGGTACCGACTTGATATACGAATCATCTCCTGCAGGCAACAAAAATcgaagttgtttttgttgatCATATGCCGCAATTGCTTCTTCGTATTTCTTTGCTTGAGAGTCAAGTATCCTCAATTGCGTCTCTAACCATTTACATCGCCGCTTTAAAGGATGGATGAACTTCTTCCAATGATCggtcatttttttctttctgaatCGTTACCCGTGTAAAAGTTAGAACATGCAACCGAGTGAAAACATATAGCAGCCACAAGGTAATTTGAGGATACAAACATGTCATTTACGACGTATCACAGACAACTTCAATCACAAGGGCCTATCTCAACCAATCAAAAGCAGAGAAACATTTTCATAGAGATAAATATGTACCCGTTATATCCCGcagcaaaaaaatcataaaaaataggcAAAATACATCATCGAAAAGGCGTCTGTTACGAGTGCCCCGGCCATGTCGGAGGGTTGTCGAAGCCAAATTAAGAGTTCCTTTTTAATTGGACACTTGAATGAGGTGTCTGAAATATGCTGCACAGGATGTCCGTGTCTGAATTGTGTTGGACGCGGGatacacctaaaactcaaaaatAGAAGAATTGAAACTAGTCTAAAACATCAATGTTATAAAATTCAGACCCGCGTATCAAACCAATGAGACCTCTGAGTCATGCTTTGATTTGTTCAACCGGTTCAGCAGtattaacaacaaaaaataacaaccaagccttatccgactaagtggggtcggctacatggatcaacattcgccataatgttctatctaagaccatgcttctatccaaatcgttaaCCTCCAGGTCATGCTTTGATTTGTTCAATCGGTTCAACACTAttaacaacaaccaagccttatcccacttTCGTCGTAATGTTCTATCTAGgaccatgcttctatccaaattgttaatctcgaggtctttcttaataacttctctgaTGCTTTTTCTAGGTTTTCCTCTACCTCTACACTCCCTACCACAGAATCAACAAGTATTCTCTCTCCATGCCGAAACCACCTAACTCTATCTTCGGCGGTATTAACAagtacaataaataaataaataaatggaaaaaatcaaattcaattaaACCAAAAAACAGTTCAATCTCGTTACAAACGAGATTCAACCATCCGATCCTAGTTAGGTCTGATTTTCAATACAATACAAAACATACCTCAATCGAGGCAACCCCTTACTCCGTTCCTCACGCATCGACGATTCCGCCTCATCAGAATCAGTTAACTCCGAACCAGCACACGCATCCCCAAACGAGCTGTTACTCGAACTCTCAACCACAGCAAGTTCCATACAACTATTCTCCACACCCTTGAACCCAGAATTCCCAATTATATCTACTTCCACATCCCCCTCATCTCCAATTCCATTCTTCTCAGTTTCAGAATCCAAAACAACATTTTTCCCTTTTGGGTCTGAAACTGAAACATCAAATTCAACATTTTTTACATCATTCTCTTTACCTAGgtcaccttcttcttcttcttccatcatCACCTGTTCAGAAATCATATTAACAACTCATGATTCAAAAAAACAGGCTCACAAACCAAtgttaaaatcatcaaaaacaacAATTTCACACAAATTATACAAGAAAACAATACACTATGGTTGTATCAAAAACAAAATTCagcaaaaaaacacaaacaacagTCAAATACGAAAAACCTAGGAATCAAACGGTTGAAATTAAGGAGAAAAGGATGAGAAAAAGAACCACTTACGAGGTAAAATTGCCTCTGATCATGAACTTGTTGTGACTGTTCAGATTTTTTCTGTGTTTTTTGTTTAGTTAAATTCTATGTATTTTTATATCtactttattatttgattttttttttactagaaaaaaaattattactaaaata
The Vicia villosa cultivar HV-30 ecotype Madison, WI linkage group LG6, Vvil1.0, whole genome shotgun sequence genome window above contains:
- the LOC131608765 gene encoding pentatricopeptide repeat-containing protein At2g44880; the encoded protein is MSIPMVEKTIIKSQQTLWSITERKCLHLLQTKTKTFKTLLQIHAFILTNSLHNNLNLLTKFISSCTSLASSTSRKTHAIKIVQHARRFFDHTSPNNRDEFLCNTIINSHLSIRQFDHCFTLYRSFCKDGFFMQNSYMFTSILKGCGACDGVKEGLEVHGVVLKNGFCFDLYVGTSLVDMYVKFGEVGCARKVFDEMSVRSLVSWTAVIVGYCRKGDMREARKLFDVMSDRDVAVFNVMIDGYVKMGCMDLAREVFDEMGERNVISWTSMVHGYCEDGDVDSGRVLFDCMPEKNVMSWNAMIRGYCLNRRPHDALKLFCEMRGNVDVEMNEVTVVSVLPAVADLSALDLGEWIYGFVQRKQLGESIHVCNALVDMYAKCGEIGKAKLVFEEMGERDTGSWNALINSYGVNGCAKEALEVFDVMLREGFEPNEITMTSVLSACNHCGLVEEGRRCFKAMKRFQIVPQIEHYGCMVDLLGRAGCLDEAESLIQAMPYDANEIILTSFLFACCYFEDVSRAERVLKEAVKTEKEGAGDYVMLRNLYATERRWADVEDVKQMMKKKGSNKEVAWSVIEVDGRFREFVAGYYLHSHSHLEAIQLTLAQLWKHMKVETVY
- the LOC131611061 gene encoding zinc finger protein 1-like, which produces MASESSNTSATSQEQSDSSHSKKRVNMKEIEQDQSSNTNSNNLFSFVKLLEDDSIPESSNVQEHDFFSPTQVDSTSRFPTKNNNEGRDENKKEEKNSDSKLFSCSFCKKLFSTSQALGGHQNAHKAERTLEKMRKERYDDNALRFGQPRVHPYFSYQNTLYKPNYYNSLGVRIDSTIQKPPYFNPNPNPRITSHSFGYANGALCLQERLNPSLMSLTNMRNGNSMVGNLSIGGATTLKIEDGSHSKFGHFSSNIATSSNSNSTKVDIHQSKSNIKEEPSNSESCELDLTLKL
- the LOC131608766 gene encoding uncharacterized protein LOC131608766, whose protein sequence is MMEEEEEGDLGKENDVKNVEFDVSVSDPKGKNVVLDSETEKNGIGDEGDVEVDIIGNSGFKGVENSCMELAVVESSSNSSFGDACAGSELTDSDEAESSMREERSKGLPRLRKKKMTDHWKKFIHPLKRRCKWLETQLRILDSQAKKYEEAIAAYDQQKQLRFLLPAGDDSYIKSVPRSDGIQRNEVMMRKKRKRVEECDLSSYMSNHCLFSYYENKNRGHDVPVEDSRNDVMSCNAEEFKLNDTRPSVDHRTDTDKSFLEFIEKIEELSSQVENLKARINTVMNKNPGKLNSITQSNRIRPSQRNSELRAQDQPLTDNPLSTSEGITPSMEAANTTQFEVPGEVKEESKELVQEQKPVSPAQALDSDMVTENVVPNDRSFKPCSSSRSPFPKNTRTARKRSSS